The following proteins are co-located in the bacterium genome:
- a CDS encoding M3 family oligoendopeptidase codes for MVKQIVRRAGSARKGTKKVKTLPQWSLSDLYTSPDDKKISSDLRKAKKQAEAFRRKYAGTLAKVSRSPVRFKNLLAEYEAIMLLASKPYHYASLLFAESALETGRGGLLQMARTRYVEIVNLLAFFHPEVLSISKQRLRQLSSASSLSAYKNYLIQLIRYQKHELPERDKQIFSDMSLSGKDAVMRMFDEEFASRLYELPIGRGKGRQLGLEEILELLHSPDRDLRRRAQKGFSQGLKEDARRLTLCFNTLLQDKQIRDRYHRFSSPEESRHLENQISPQAAESLVRAAKQSYRDVKRFYEFKRQLLGYKELFDYDRYAPLGKTKKIPWKKAQEWVEEAFEEFHPECGRIAREFFDKGWIDAAARPGKRGGAFCSFVTPDLHPYVFLNYGGTERDVFTLAHELGHAIHAYLMREQSYLSFDTPLTIAETASVFAELLLYESLMKKTRDASARLAMSIRHVENIIATVHRQIAMFQFERDIHAAREKGELATETFNALWRVRQQEMFKGAVTLTEEYDYWWSYIPHFIHSPFYVYAYSFGQLLALGLFERYQDSRKNFPEKYLDFLKAGNSRSPQQLGRSLGINLSRPEIWQQGVLAFRKRVKAAIDLA; via the coding sequence ATGGTTAAGCAAATTGTTCGAAGAGCTGGCAGTGCTAGGAAGGGAACCAAAAAAGTGAAAACACTTCCACAGTGGAGTTTGTCGGATTTGTATACTTCTCCGGATGATAAAAAGATTTCCTCTGACTTACGAAAAGCAAAAAAACAAGCTGAGGCTTTTCGGCGAAAATACGCAGGGACACTGGCGAAGGTGTCACGCTCACCAGTGCGCTTTAAGAATTTATTAGCAGAGTACGAAGCCATTATGTTGCTGGCCTCTAAGCCCTATCATTATGCATCTTTGCTTTTTGCTGAATCAGCTTTGGAAACCGGCAGAGGGGGGCTATTACAAATGGCCCGAACCCGTTACGTCGAGATTGTTAATCTATTGGCGTTCTTCCATCCTGAGGTCCTCTCTATCTCGAAGCAGCGCTTGCGCCAACTTTCTTCGGCAAGCTCGCTGAGTGCTTACAAAAACTATCTGATCCAGCTTATACGTTATCAGAAGCACGAGTTGCCTGAGCGAGATAAACAAATATTCAGCGATATGAGCTTATCAGGAAAAGATGCTGTCATGCGCATGTTCGATGAAGAGTTTGCGAGTCGCTTGTATGAGTTGCCCATTGGCAGGGGAAAGGGAAGACAGCTCGGTCTGGAAGAGATTTTAGAGCTCCTCCACAGTCCAGATCGAGATCTTCGGAGACGAGCTCAAAAAGGATTCTCTCAAGGACTTAAGGAAGATGCCAGGAGGCTGACCCTATGTTTCAATACCCTTTTGCAGGATAAGCAGATTCGTGATCGATACCATCGATTTAGCTCTCCTGAGGAATCGCGACACTTAGAGAACCAGATTTCACCTCAGGCTGCTGAAAGTCTGGTAAGAGCAGCCAAGCAGAGCTATCGCGATGTAAAGCGATTTTATGAATTTAAACGTCAGTTATTGGGTTACAAGGAGCTCTTTGACTATGACCGCTATGCTCCTTTAGGGAAAACAAAGAAGATCCCATGGAAAAAGGCGCAAGAGTGGGTAGAGGAGGCATTTGAAGAGTTTCATCCTGAATGCGGTCGTATTGCCCGTGAGTTCTTTGATAAGGGGTGGATTGATGCAGCAGCTCGACCAGGGAAGAGGGGGGGAGCATTTTGCTCTTTTGTAACTCCTGACCTTCATCCGTATGTATTTTTGAACTATGGAGGAACCGAGCGTGATGTGTTTACCCTTGCGCACGAACTTGGCCATGCGATTCATGCATATCTTATGCGGGAGCAGTCCTACCTGAGCTTTGATACCCCATTGACCATAGCAGAGACCGCCAGTGTATTTGCAGAGCTTCTCTTGTATGAGTCGCTCATGAAGAAAACTCGAGATGCATCAGCGAGATTAGCAATGAGCATTCGTCATGTTGAAAACATTATCGCGACTGTTCACCGACAGATAGCAATGTTTCAATTTGAAAGAGATATTCATGCAGCTCGTGAAAAGGGTGAATTGGCAACGGAGACTTTTAATGCCTTATGGAGGGTTCGCCAACAAGAAATGTTTAAGGGAGCAGTGACACTTACCGAAGAATATGATTACTGGTGGAGCTATATTCCACACTTTATCCACAGTCCCTTCTACGTTTATGCATATTCCTTCGGACAGCTGCTGGCGCTTGGATTGTTTGAGCGGTACCAGGATTCCCGAAAAAATTTTCCTGAGAAATATCTTGATTTCTTGAAAGCTGGGAATTCGCGCTCTCCCCAACAACTTGGCCGTTCACTTGGAATAAATCTTTCTCGCCCAGAAATTTGGCAGCAAGGAGTCCTTGCGTTTCGAAAGCGAGTGAAGGCAGCGATAGACCTCGCCTAG
- a CDS encoding NAD-dependent deacylase, producing MNRERKNLVVLSGAGISRESGLQTFRDGDGLWEGYDVQQVATPEAWERSPSLVRRFYDERRKAVLEAEPNLAHQVLVSLEESFRVVIITQNIDDLHERAGSSHVLHLHGEILKAQSSVDASLVYPIDGPHLSPSAVCQHGHPLRPHVVWFGEPVPMMEVASAEAQKADIFVVVGTSLTVYPAAELIEHIPATALLYCVDPVIPTLSARVASRVKTIEEPASRGLAQLKDILALEVLHS from the coding sequence ATGAACCGAGAAAGAAAGAATCTGGTTGTGCTTTCTGGCGCTGGAATCTCTCGAGAGAGTGGTCTTCAAACGTTCAGGGATGGAGATGGACTTTGGGAAGGATATGACGTACAGCAGGTGGCTACCCCAGAGGCATGGGAGCGGTCACCATCGCTTGTTCGACGGTTCTACGATGAGCGGCGGAAAGCAGTGCTTGAAGCTGAGCCAAACCTTGCTCACCAGGTCTTGGTGTCGTTGGAGGAGTCTTTTCGGGTCGTAATCATCACTCAAAATATCGATGATCTCCATGAAAGAGCGGGAAGCTCTCATGTCCTCCACTTACACGGAGAGATTCTGAAAGCCCAGAGTTCTGTTGATGCCTCACTTGTTTATCCCATCGATGGTCCGCACCTTTCGCCATCCGCTGTGTGTCAGCATGGACACCCCCTCCGTCCTCATGTTGTATGGTTTGGAGAGCCGGTTCCGATGATGGAAGTGGCAAGTGCCGAGGCCCAGAAGGCTGATATTTTTGTTGTTGTGGGGACCTCCCTCACCGTCTATCCCGCCGCAGAGCTTATCGAGCATATTCCCGCAACAGCGCTCTTGTATTGTGTCGACCCAGTTATTCCAACGCTTTCTGCGCGAGTTGCTTCGAGAGTAAAAACTATTGAGGAGCCCGCATCGAGAGGCTTGGCACAGCTAAAAGACATCTTGGCACTGGAGGTGCTCCACTCTTAG
- a CDS encoding 4Fe-4S dicluster domain-containing protein yields the protein MTPTREIMWNVSSLPNTVAMYAFMAVSLFVAAIGLLRHLELILSGAADSEYRQSFPARIRSLFVKAFLQKKVVQKKSVGAFHTLIYFGFFVLLFTTTMVLIDHDLGIRIYQGDFYLAVTLLSDIFGFGVIIGCGLAAHRRWILKPDYLHSRAADSYLLWMLVLLCVQGFLLEGLRIHATQDPWAHYSPIGNMFAGLFWGLSENATKNLHFFSWWFHSLTVFSFIALIPYTKFFHIIASSANLYFQPRSRAKGQIKSPGDIEKLMEESDEFSIGLGSIKDYTWKNLLDLEACTSCGRCQEVCPAYISGKPLSPKWLILDTRNHLLGLGVKGQITDESILPTPLKIFDSSLQRRYLENSSGMVLGDGSDESASIINPELRGENSLVQKSPKAIAGKADARIAGEVLGEDVFWSCTTCMACVQACPVGINHVDQIVGNRQNMVLMQGEVPTEAAGTLRSLETRANPYGAPEDRANWIEDLNVRVLQPGDSVDYLYWVGCVSAFDKRKQKIARALVSLMNHAGLNFGILGTVEGCTGDPARRLGEENLFQSLAKSNIATLQSIRFETLVANCPHCFNTIKNEYPEFGNLGDGRQPEILHHSVLLKRLLKDNRLNIEQGHEEYTFHDPCYLGRYNDEYEAPRETLKQASSLAILEPERSREKGLCCGAGGGHFWMDMKVGERVNSLRVDELAETGATKIATACPFCMQMMEDGVKLTNREETMEVRDIAEVLAERLKEE from the coding sequence ATGACCCCAACCCGCGAAATAATGTGGAATGTAAGTAGCTTGCCAAATACTGTGGCGATGTACGCATTCATGGCTGTGTCTCTGTTTGTTGCAGCAATTGGTCTACTGCGACACCTAGAGCTCATCCTCTCTGGAGCAGCTGACTCGGAGTATCGCCAGAGTTTTCCCGCTCGAATCAGAAGCCTGTTCGTTAAGGCGTTTCTCCAGAAAAAGGTGGTTCAAAAGAAGAGCGTGGGTGCATTTCATACCCTCATTTATTTTGGTTTTTTTGTTCTACTTTTTACCACGACAATGGTTCTCATTGATCACGACCTTGGAATTCGCATCTATCAGGGGGATTTTTATCTCGCGGTTACTCTTCTTTCAGATATCTTCGGTTTCGGGGTAATTATTGGATGCGGACTAGCAGCGCATAGACGGTGGATTCTCAAGCCAGATTATCTTCATTCCCGTGCTGCCGATAGCTATCTTCTTTGGATGCTTGTTCTTCTTTGTGTTCAAGGATTTCTTCTGGAGGGACTCCGAATTCACGCCACTCAGGATCCCTGGGCCCACTACTCTCCTATCGGAAATATGTTTGCCGGCCTCTTCTGGGGGCTCTCAGAAAATGCCACCAAAAATCTTCATTTTTTCAGCTGGTGGTTTCATTCACTTACTGTCTTTAGTTTTATTGCGCTCATTCCCTACACAAAATTCTTCCATATTATAGCGAGCTCAGCGAATCTCTATTTTCAACCGCGCTCCCGTGCTAAGGGACAAATCAAATCCCCGGGGGACATTGAAAAGCTCATGGAGGAGTCTGACGAATTTTCGATTGGACTCGGGTCTATTAAAGACTACACTTGGAAAAACCTACTCGATCTTGAAGCATGCACCAGTTGCGGGCGGTGCCAAGAGGTTTGCCCTGCCTACATATCTGGGAAACCTCTCTCTCCGAAGTGGCTCATTCTTGATACACGCAATCACCTTCTAGGGCTTGGAGTAAAGGGGCAGATTACTGATGAGTCTATTTTACCCACCCCCTTGAAAATCTTCGACTCAAGTCTTCAACGCCGCTACCTGGAAAATAGCTCAGGAATGGTGCTCGGAGATGGTTCAGATGAGTCTGCCAGTATTATCAATCCAGAGCTCCGAGGTGAGAATTCCCTGGTTCAGAAGTCCCCAAAAGCAATAGCGGGAAAGGCAGATGCTCGTATTGCTGGAGAGGTCTTAGGGGAGGATGTGTTCTGGTCGTGTACAACCTGCATGGCGTGCGTACAAGCATGTCCAGTAGGAATCAACCACGTGGATCAGATCGTTGGTAATCGCCAAAATATGGTCTTAATGCAAGGAGAGGTGCCGACAGAGGCAGCAGGCACACTGCGTTCTCTTGAAACTCGAGCAAATCCGTATGGTGCACCTGAGGACCGAGCGAATTGGATTGAGGATCTGAACGTACGCGTTCTTCAGCCCGGCGATTCGGTTGATTACCTATACTGGGTAGGATGTGTCTCAGCTTTCGACAAACGGAAGCAAAAGATCGCAAGAGCACTGGTATCCCTTATGAACCATGCAGGATTGAACTTTGGAATCTTAGGGACCGTCGAAGGCTGCACTGGAGATCCCGCTCGTAGGCTGGGAGAAGAGAATCTCTTTCAAAGCCTTGCAAAATCGAATATTGCCACTCTGCAGAGCATTCGCTTTGAAACCCTCGTAGCGAACTGTCCACATTGTTTTAATACCATCAAAAATGAGTATCCTGAGTTTGGGAATCTCGGTGATGGTCGACAACCAGAGATACTTCACCATTCGGTACTCCTAAAGAGATTGTTGAAGGACAATCGACTCAATATCGAACAAGGCCACGAAGAGTACACCTTCCATGATCCATGTTATCTCGGGCGTTATAATGATGAATATGAAGCCCCTCGAGAGACACTCAAGCAGGCCTCATCCCTCGCCATCCTTGAGCCCGAACGCTCGAGGGAGAAAGGGCTCTGTTGTGGAGCTGGAGGAGGGCACTTCTGGATGGATATGAAAGTAGGAGAGCGGGTTAATTCTCTTCGTGTTGATGAGCTTGCCGAGACAGGCGCAACGAAGATTGCAACCGCCTGTCCATTCTGTATGCAAATGATGGAAGACGGGGTGAAGCTTACCAATCGTGAAGAAACGATGGAGGTTCGAGATATTGCAGAAGTACTCGCAGAGCGGCTCAAGGAAGAGTAA